The proteins below come from a single Triticum aestivum cultivar Chinese Spring chromosome 5D, IWGSC CS RefSeq v2.1, whole genome shotgun sequence genomic window:
- the LOC123125795 gene encoding OVARIAN TUMOR DOMAIN-containing deubiquitinating enzyme 4 → MRLYSPAVCLRRSASSSMYAHSIQFQGGATQSMVLWNCSRPQSSRSHMTLGVADSSHNKNIRSSEAQSLKYFVSLVGRRLRRGLSTREGSLTAKLDMLSREKISGISWKWGGVHQKIGATAGGLCFGFSVSGIAKAEMPVDRKINCADTSASSSHGKKVYTDYSVTGIPGDGRCLFRSVVHGACIRSGKPIPNEYLQRKLADELRSMVADEFVTRREETEWFVEGDFDTYVSQIRQPHVWGGEPELFMTSHVLQMPITVYMHDEDVGGLITIAEYGQEYGKEDPIQVLYHGFGHYDSLQIQKT, encoded by the exons ATGCGGCTCTATTCACCTGCAGTCTGTTTGCGGCGATCTGCCTCAAGTAGTATGTATGCTCATTCCATTCAGTTTCAAGGAGGAGCCACACAGAGTATGGTCTTATGGAACTGCTCCCGACCGCAGTCAAGCCGTTCTCATATGACATTGGGTGTAGCCGATTCTTCTCATAATAAGAATATAAGATCTTCTGAAGCACAGAGTCTGAAGTACTTTGTCAGCTTAGTGGGCCGACGATTGCGTCGCGGATTGTCAACCAGAGAGGGTAGTCTAACTGCAAAGCTCGACATGCTTTCACGCGAAAAAATCTCGGGTATTAGTTGGAAATGGGGTGGTGTGCATCAGAAGATAGGAGCTACGGCCGGTGGGCTCTGCTTTGGTTTTTCAGTTTCTGGGATCGCCAAAGCCGAGATGCCTGTGGACAGAAAGATCAACTGTGCAGATACTTCAGCATCATCTTCCCATGGGAAGAAAGTCTACACGGATTATTCTGTCACCG GCATTCCAGGAGATGGAAGATGTTTATTCCGCTCCGTGGTTCATGGGGCATGCATCCGCTCAGGGAAACCTATCCCTAATGAATATCTTCAGAGAAAGCTAGCTGATGAATTGAGGTCAATG GTTGCCGATGAATTTGTCACTAGACGAGAAGAGACTGAATG GTTTGTTGAGGGTGATTTTGATACATACGTTTCCCAGATTAGACAGCCACATGTGTGGGGTGGTGAGCCAGAACTGTTCATGACTTCACATGTTCTCCA GATGCCAATAACTGTGTATATGCAtgatgaagatgtgggtggcttaaTAACTATTGCTGAATATGGCCAAGAGTATGGTAAAGAAGATCCAATACAAGTTCTGTATCATGGTTTTGGCCATTATGATTCCCTACAGATTCAGAAGACGTAG